The stretch of DNA ggggcacagtgtagaggtatactgtatattgtggggaacagtgtagaggtatactgtatattgtggggcacggtgtagaggtatactgtatattgtgtggcacagtgtagagatatactgtatattgtggggcacagtgtagatgtataatgtatattgtggggcacagtgtagcggtatactgtttattgtgtggcacagtgtagcggtatgctgtatattgtggggcacagtgtagaggtatactgtatattgtggggcacagtgtagaggtatactgtatattgtggggcacagtgtagaggtatactgtatattgtggggcacagtgtagaggtatactctatattgtggggcacagtgtaacggtataccgtatattgtggggaacagtgtagaggtatactgtatattgtggggcacagtgtagaggtatactgtatattgtgtggcacagtgtagcggtatgctgtatattgtggggcacagtgtagaggtatactgtatattgtggggcacagtgtagaggtatactgtacattgtgtggcacagtgtagaggtatactgtatattgtggggcacagtgtagaggtatactgtatattgtggggcacagtgtagaggtatactgtatattgtgtggcacagtgtagaggtatactgtatattgtggggcacagtgtagaggtatactgtatattgtggggcacagtgtagaggtatactgtatattgtggggcacagtgtagaggtatactgtatattgtgtggcacagtgtagcggtatactgtatattgtgtggcacagtgtagaggtatactgtatattgtggggcacagtgtagaggtatactgtatattgtgtggcacagtgtagcggtatactgtatattgtgtggcacagtgtagaggtatactgtatattgtgtggcacagtgtagaggtataccgtatattgtggggcacggtgtagcggtataccgtatattgtggggcacagtgtagaggtatactgtatattgtggggcacagtgtagcggtatactgtatattgtggggcacagtgtagcggtatactgtatattgtggggcacagtgtagcggtatactgtatattgtgtggcacagtgtagaggtatactgtatattgtggggcacagtgtagcggtatactgtatattgtggggcacagtgtagcggtatactgtacttacagttacttggcccttggggatctcggacgccacttccacactttggccgggggctcggcggagctgatgttgtgttttatcctaatgagaaagatttcataataaggatttggagaaggggcagagggatagcagagcagggagaggctggtgctgccactagggggtcataccatgggggagtaataaagcccaccataatgtccccccccagtagaaataattctccttataatgtgacaatgcaaaaaatacccccttgtaatgcccccagttgagctaatgtccccatagtgcccccagtataaaatacctaaaataccccatatatagtgcccccagtaaatgcctccatagtgctcctctccccccttccttctagtgcccccataatgtaccagtataaaatgccccagtagatgccctcagtggcccccttaatttgcaagtataaaataccccttcttagtgccccccgtagatgactccatagtactcctctcccccccttccccatagtacccaccataatgtgtcccagtataaaattctactgtacagagcccccatataaaataccccttctttgtggcctcagtagatgcccctatagtgcccccaataatgtgccagtaataacagcgccccccccatcaatgtgccagtaataacagcccccccattatgtgccagtaataacagccccctcattatgtgccagtaatgacagccccctcattatgtgccagtaatgacagccccctcattatgtgccagtaatgacagccccctcattatgtgccagtaatgacagccccctcattatgtgccagtaatgacagccccctcattatgtgccagtaatgacagccccctcattatgtgccagtaatgacagccccctcattatgtgccagtaatgacagccccctcattatgtgccagtaatgacagccccctcattatgtgccagtaatgacagccccctcattatgtgccagtaatgacagcccccccattatgtgccagtaatgacagccccctcattatgtgccagtaatgacagccccctcattatgtgccagtaatgacagccccctcattatgtgccagtaatgacagccccctcattatgtgccagtaatgacagccccctcattatgtgccagtaatgacagccccctcattatgtgccagtaatgacagccccctcattatgtgccagtaatgacagccccctcattatgtgccagtaatgacagccccctcattatgtgccagtaatgacagccccctcattatgtgccagtaatgacagccccctcattatgtgccagtaatgacagccccctcattatgtgccagtaatgacagccccctcattatgtgccagtaatgacagccccctcattatgtgccagtaatgacagccccctcattatgtgccagtaatgacagcccccccattatgtgccagtaatgacagccccctcattatgtgccagtaatgacagccccctcattatgtgccagtaatgacagccccctcattatgtgccagtaatgacagccccctcattatgtgccagtaatgacagcccccccattatgtgccagtaatgacagccccctcattatgtgccagtaatgacagccccctcattatgtgccagtaatgacagccccctcattatgtgccagtaatgacagccccctcattatgtgccagtaatgacagcccccccattatgtgccagtaatgacagcccccccccattatgtgccagtaaaagtattgtgtatacataatcaaacaaaaaatgaacacttatacttacctccttggcagcgatgcgatgcagcctcttccggcctgtgtcccgcgctgtacggctcaggcggcatcgcgccggcctctgataggctgcaggcactagtgcctgcagcctatcagaggaagggaaagggacacgcctctccctcccctgcctgagcacaggcatctgtatcactgtcctgaggacggcaatacagatgactatggagatgagcgcttccacaatggaagcgctcatctccctgtgccctgctgccgggggtggtgggggggggggaattggttcAGTGGTTCAGAGGAAACGCCACTGTACAGTCAGTGTCCCTCCTAAAACCCCAATACCACACGTgaccattctcatcacttatatatcactgacatattccacagcgctgtacagacattctcatcacttatatatcactgacatattccacagcgctgtacagacattctcatctcttatatatcactgacatattccacagcgctgtacagacattctcatctcttctatatcactgacatattccacagcgctgtacagacattctcatcacttatatatcactgacatattccacagcgctgtacagacattctcatcacttatatatcactgacatattccacagcgctgtacagacattgtcatcccttatatatcactgacatattccacagcgctgtacagaccttctcatcactgatatatcactgacatattccacagcgctgtacagacattctcatctcttatatatcactgacatattccacagcgctgtacagaccttctcatcactgatatatcactgacatattccacagcgctgtacagacattctcatcacttatatatcactgacatattccacagcgctgtacagacattctcatctcttatatatcactgacatattccacagcgctgtacagacattctcatctcttatatatcactgacatattccacagcgctgtacagacattctcatctcttatatatcactgacatattccacagcgctgtacagacattctcatctcttctatatcactgacatattccacagcgctgtacagacattctcatctcttatatatcactgacatattccacagcgctgtacagacattctcatctcttatatatcactgacatattccacagcgctgtacagacattcccatcacttatatatcactgacatattccacagcgctgtacagacattctcatctcttatatatcactgacatattccacagcgctgtacagacattctcatctcttctatatcactgacatattccacagcgctgtacagacattctcatctcttatatatcactgacatattccacagcgctgtacagacattctcatctcttatatatcactgacatattccacagcgctgtacagacattctcatcacttatatatcactgacatattccacagcgctgtacagacattctcatcccttatatatcactgacatattccacagcgctgtacagacattctcatcacttatatatcactgacatattccacagcgctgtacagacattctcatcccttatatatcactgacatattccacagcgctgtacagacattctcatcccttatatatcactgacatattccacagcgctgtacagacattctcatcccttatatattactgacatattccacagcgctgtacagacattctcatcacttctatatcactgacatattccacagcgctgtacagacattctcatcccttatatatcactgacatattccacagcgctgtacagacattctcatcccttatatatcactgacatattccacagcgctgtacagacattctcatcccttatatatcactgacatattccacagcgctgtacagacattctcatcacttatatatcactgacatattccacagcgctgtacagacattctcatcccttatatatccctgacatattccacagcgctgtacagacattctcatcactgatatatcactgacatattccacagcgctgtacagaccttctcatcccttatatatcactgacatattcctgtacagacattctcatcacttatatatcactgacatattccacagcgctgtacagacattctcatcactgatatatcactgacatattccacagcgctgtacagaccttctcatcccttatatatcactgacatactccacagcgctgtacagacattctcatcacttatatatcactgacatattccacagcgctgtacagacattctcatcacttatatatcactgacatattccacagcgctgtacagacattctcatcacttatatatcactgacatattccacagcgctgtacagacattctcatcccttatatatcactgacatattccacagcgctgtacagacattctcatcacttatatatcactgacatattccacagcgctgtacagacatcacttatatatcactgacatattccacagcgctgtacagacattctcatcacttatatatcactgacatattccacagcgctgtacagacattctcatcacttatatatcactgagatattccacagagctgtacagacattctcatcccttatatatcactgacatattccacagcgctgtacagacattctcatcacttatatatcactgacatattccacagcgctgtacagacattctcatcacttatatatcactgacatattccacagcgctgtacagacattctcatcacttgtgATATTGGATTATGACTCTAATACATTTGACTGACATTATGAAGAGTTGATGCAGAAATATAGACAATTCTGAAGGGTTTACAAACTTTCAGGTACCACACCAACCTCCTCCAATGCCTGGCCGTGGCTCATATAGACACGTGGGGGGTGGCCAGTCAGACCGCAGCGCTCCAGCAGCTGGACACGATGCAAGTGTGAAGGGTCATAACTTTTACCACTCTTCTCGATGCAGGCCGCGATGTCACCTGAGGATGCGGTTATGGTGTGCACAGAGCGTTATGGATCAGGCAACGTTCTCAAGTACATAAAATGTGATGACGGGACTGTGTGCTGCCAGAGGGCGCACCCAGCGCACAAATACCGCCCACTGAGGGACTGCTTCACGGTGAGTCAATAGTCCTGTCTCTGCAGCTCTTTGCTCCAGGGCCACTCATCACCTCAGGGGGCAGCTTTGATACATAGGATGTTATCGTCTCCTTCTACCACAGCCACGAGCACTAGCCCTGACCCGGGTGCACTCTGAAGAGGTCATTCTAGAATGCAGCAGGCCCATGTAGAGTGCTGCTCACACTGTATAGGAGCTCAGTCACTTGACCACCTGCATTATTTTCTTGCAGAGTCTGTTCCTCCCTCATGGTTTTCCAGACAGCGTCAGTGAAGATTACTTGGAATACCAGCTCTGGGACACACTGCAGGTGACGGATAATGCCTGGGAGTTGCATCTGCGGGTGACTGATGACGTCTGGTTGGTGCGACTGATGACGCATGGGTGTTGCATCTGCGAGTGACTGATGACATCTGGGTGTTGCGTCTGCCCACGACTGACGTCTGGGTGTTGCGTCTGCGAGTGACTAATGACCCGACACCCAGTTTGTAGTGGACTGATGACGTCTGGTTGGTGCGACTGATGACATCTGGGTGTTGCGTCTGCCCACGACTGATGATGCCTGTGTGTTGTGACTGATGACGTCTGGTTGGTGCGACTGACGTCTGGGTGTTGTGTCTGCTGGTGACCAATGACGTCTGGGTGTTGTGTCTGCTTTTCACCAATGACGTCTGGGTGTTGCGTCTGCCCATGACTGATGACGTCTGGGTGTTGCGTCTGCTGGTGACCGATGACGTCTGGGTGTTGGGTCTGCCCACGACTGATGACGTCTGGGTGTTGCTACTGATGACGTCTGTTTGGTGTGACTTATGATGTCTGGGTGTTCCGTCTGCGAGTGACTGATGACCCGACACCCAGTTTGTAGTGGACTGATAGCGTCTGGATGTTGCGTCTGCCGGGTGACTGATGACGTCTGGGTGTTGTGTTTATACTGGACTGATGACGTCTGGGTGTTGCTACTGATGACATCTGTTTGGTGTGACTTATGACGTCTGGATGTTGCGTCTCCCGGGTGACTGATGACGTCTGGGTGTTGGGTCTGCCCGGCGACTGATGACGTCTGGGTGTTGTGAATGATTATGTTTGGGTGCTGTGTTTGTAGTGGACTGATGACGTCTGGGTGTTGCTACTGATGACGTCTGGGTGTTGCGTCTGCGAGTGACTGATGACCCGACACCCAGTTTGTAGTGGACTGATAGCGTCTGGATGTTCCGTCTGCCAGGTGACTGATAGCTTCTGGGTGTTGCGTCTGCGAGTGACTAATGACCCGACACCCAGTTTGTAGTGGACTGATGACGTCTGGGTGTTGCGTCTGCGAGTGACTGATGATCCGACACCCAGTTTGTAGTGGACTGATGACGTCTGGGTGTTGCGTCTGCGAGTGACTGATGATCCGACACCCAGTTTGTAGTGGACTGATGACGTCTGGGTGTTGCGTCTGCGAGTGACTGATGATCTGACACCCAGTTTGTAGAGGACTGATGACGTCTGGGTGTTGCGTCTGCCGGGTGACTGATGACGTCTGGGTGTTGCTACTGATGACGTCTGGTTGGTGTGACTGATGACGTCTGGGTGTTTTGTCTGCGAGTGACTGATGACCCGACACCCAGTTTGTAGTGGACTGATGACGTCTGGGTGTTGCGTCTGCGAGTGACTGATGATCCGACACCCAGTTTGTAGAGGACTGATGACGTCTGGGTGTTGCGTCTGCCGGGTGACTGATGACGTCTGGGTGTTGCTACTGATGACGTCTGGTTGGTGTGACTGATGACGTCTGGGTGTTTTGTCTGCGAGTGACTGATGACTGATGATCTGACACCCAGTTTGTAGAGGACTGATGACGTCTGGGTGTTGCGTCTGCCGGGTGACTGATGACGTCTGGGTGTTGCTACTGATGACGTCTGGTTGGTGTGACTGATGACGTCTGGGTGTTGGGTCTGCGAGTGACTGATGACCCGGCACCCAGTTTGTAGTGGACTGATAGCGTCTGGATGTTGCGTCTGCCAGGTGACTGATGACGTCTGGGTGTTGTGAATGATTATGTTTGGGTGCTGTGTTTGTACTGGACTCATGACGTCTGGGTGTTGCTACTGATGACGTCTGTTTGGTGTGACTGATGACGTCTGGGTGTTGCGTCTGCCGGGTGACTGATGACGTCTGGGTGTTGCTACTGATGACGTCTGTTTGGTGTGACTGATGACGTCTGGGTGTTGCGTCTGCGAGTGACTGATGACCCGACACCCAGTTTGTAGTGGACTGATAGCGTCTGGATGTTGCGTCTGCCGCTGACTGACGTCTGGGTGTTGGGTCTGCCCGGCGACTGATGACGTCTGGGTGTTGTGAATGATTATGTTTGGGTGCTGTGTTTGTAGTGGACTGATGACGTCTGGGTGTTGGGTCTGCCCGGCGACTGACGTCTGGGTGTTAGGTCTGCCCGGCGACTGATGACGTCTGGGTGTTGTGAATGATTATGTTTGGGTGCTGTGTTTGTAGTGGACTGATGACGTCTGGGTGTTGGGTCTGCCCGGCGACTGATGACGTCTGGGTGTTGTGAATGATTATGTTTGGGTGCTGTGTTTGTAGTGGACTGATAGCTTCTGGGTGTTGCGTCTGCGAGTGACTGATGACCCGACACCCAGTTTGTAGTGGACTGATGACGTCTGCCGGTGACTGATAGCGTGTGTGACCGTTCAGGTTgctgacccctccccctctttgacCTCCAGGCCTTCTCCAGCAGTGTGACGGGTTCTCTGGCCACTCATGCTCTCCTCCGAGGATCTGGTGTTGGTGACAGTGCAGCCACTGTGACAGGAGCGACCATTACCTGGATCCTGCGAGGTGCATGTTGTCTCTCATCCTCCTCTCGCTCTCCTCCTCTCAGTTGTTGTTGTCTTCTGATCAGTCTTCTCCTCGCTGTGTAGATGGCACCGGGATGGTTGGACGCATTCTCTTCGCCTGGATGAAGGGGTATGAGAATGCGCCTCTGAgcgtggcggcggcggcggctgtATGTGTGACGTTACTGAGATGTCTTCTCTCTTCTCAGGAGCCGTCTTGACTGCGACGCCAAGCGCTGGAGGTAACTAGTGAGGTTCAGCTCTGTGTTGTAGGGTCCGTAGTAATAAGCGCCCGGCCCCTGATGTCGCCTCTCGGGCATTTCCATACGTATTCTCACTTTTGCTTTGCCGATTGTGTTGGTCCCACCATAGCTGTCACTCGTCTGTCTCTCAGGCTCTTTGCCGACGTGTTAAATGACCTGGCCATATTCATGGAGATCTTGGCTCCCGTCTTCCCATCCTGCTTTACTGTGACCGTCTGCATTGCCGGAGTATTTAAGGTACCTGCGCCTCATTTCGGCTGTCTTCGCGGTGTGTGCGTGCTGCGTTTCACTTCTGGTCCTTTCAGTGCATCGTGGGAGTGGCTGGAGGGGCGACACGTGCCGCACTCACCGTGCACCAAGCCAGGAGAGACAACATGGCCGATGTGTGTGCCAAGGATGGGAGCCAGGTGAGCATGTAGTCGTGGTGGAGGCGTCCACGCGCCCCTCCCCCAACCCTGAGATCCTGCATGTCGTTTCTTGTCTCTTCCAGGAGACGCTGGTGAATCTGGCCGGACTCCTTGTCAGTCTTGTCCTCGTCCCGATGGTGTCTGACGGCATCTGGTGAGTCCCTTACAATGCAGACATCATGGCGGGGTTGCCTGTCTGCTGAGACCACCCTCACTGACCTCTTGTAATATGGCCGCCCTGTACGTTCCAGGGGaacctacctcctcttcctcctcctgacatgtctgcaccTTTATGCAAATTATCGCGCTGTTCGTTCTGTTGTCATGGAGACGCTCAACCAATCAAGACTTAGCATAGTGCTGGAGCATTATCTGCTAGAGGGCCGGGTCCTGAGCCCGGCTGAAGCCAACCCAAAGGAGCTGCTCTTACCAGGTGGGTAGTGGCGCCAGGACCCTGGgggtgcatgctgttgccagcgtgtaggtgcctcctcccttccctgtctggtgccggagGGGATTTAGGTGTGGCCCCAGGTTTATATGGCCTGTGTGCTGGAGCTGCCCTGTGCTTGAGGGCCACAGTCTGCACTGTACAATGAGGAGCAGGCGGGATAGCAACTAGGCCGCCAGCGGCTGGGATGAGGGAGCGGGTCACCTCCTAAAACATCCCAGACTCCTCCCCGGATGGTAGGAAACCTAGAAGAGACCTTGACGGTCCACAAGGTGGTCCTCAAGCACTGGGCAGATAGTAGAGGCCGGACAGGAGCACAGGCCATATAAACCTGGGGCCACACCAGACGGGGAAGGGAGGAGGGACCGCGGTGCTCACCAGGATGAATGATGTTGTTTCGTGCAGGTCTTGGTGCACAAGTCCCAGTGGATGTTGGCGTCGCCCTGAACGCTGTGGTCTCCAGGTATGGCTGTCTCTGCCGGTAGGTGCAGGGATGTCTCTCTGCAGTGGCTGACTGGCTGTCTCTTCCTGTCCTCCAGCGCCTCACAGCTGGAACTCTTAAAGAAAGGCAATGACTCTCTCTACCTGCTGGGGTGGAGGAGGGACACAGGTGAGCAGGCGCTCTGCCGTCCCACTAGAACCCCCACTCTCCGCGCACTCGGCTTACGCTCTGATGTCTCCTTGTCTTGCTGCAGGCCGCCTTGCGGTTGTTTTACATGAGAAGGCGAGCAGCGCTGACATCATCAGATCCGTGGTTCATGCTGAGATTCTTCACAGGAAAACCTTCAGCTCAGGTGTGTACAGACTCGGCACTGCTATGCGGGTGAAGTACATGGTCACCAGTGCGCCAAATATTAGGCTTTGGAAATGGCGCCAGCACTGTCGCGTGTTTCGGCTTCTTTCCAGGAAGATGCGCTGTTTGCGTACTGCTCAGCCGACCCGGCGCGGTCTACAGCAGTGAAGGTGATGAAACACGTAGGGAGCGGCATTTAttagttgtgccgcaatctgcaacttctcgCCAGGTCTGAAATAGTgggcgtctcatttaccattttctacgccagtCTAAAAGGCAGGTCTTATTAAATGACCCCCGCCCTGTCGTGCCCGGCATGTGCCCTGCGTTCCGTGTATCATGAGAAGCTGTGGGGATGCAGGTCTCCTAATAACGCCTTCCATCCCTTGTGATCTTCAGATCCCGCCCGCTATGGCATCCTGGCAGAGACGCACGGACTGGTCAGCGGCATGTTCCCAGACTTCCATCATGGTAGGCCTGTCCCCTCCCCCATGCTCCGGGCGCTGGCGcgcgcctctctcctctgtcactGGGATGTCTCTGTTTTGCAGGGCTGTGCGCCGCAGGCTGGGTGACTGACCGAAACCTTCTGGACTCCGATGACTGGAGGGCAAATTGGGACACGAGTAAAGGGCTGTGACACTGCGTCCCGACAGCACTCGCAGGGTTcactctattaaccccttaagggccaCGCCCATTTTTggctttgcatttttgttttttcctccccaGGTTCCAATagccaacttttttatttttccgttcacatagtcaTACGGGGGCTTATATTTTCCTTCTCTTTTAttggaaaacaagaaaaaaaaatctttgttgggttaaataaaaaataaaaaaaaattctgccaaggtttttAGAGT from Bufo bufo chromosome 7, aBufBuf1.1, whole genome shotgun sequence encodes:
- the RUSF1 gene encoding RUS family member 1 isoform X2; the protein is MSPEDAVMVCTERYGSGNVLKYIKCDDGTVCCQRAHPAHKYRPLRDCFTSLFLPHGFPDSVSEDYLEYQLWDTLQAFSSSVTGSLATHALLRGSGVGDSAATVTGATITWILRDGTGMVGRILFAWMKGSRLDCDAKRWRLFADVLNDLAIFMEILAPVFPSCFTVTVCIAGVFKCIVGVAGGATRAALTVHQARRDNMADVCAKDGSQETLVNLAGLLVSLVLVPMVSDGIWGTYLLFLLLTCLHLYANYRAVRSVVMETLNQSRLSIVLEHYLLEGRVLSPAEANPKELLLPGLGAQVPVDVGVALNAVVSSASQLELLKKGNDSLYLLGWRRDTGRLAVVLHEKASSADIIRSVVHAEILHRKTFSSDPARYGILAETHGLVSGMFPDFHHGLCAAGWVTDRNLLDSDDWRANWDTSKGL
- the RUSF1 gene encoding RUS family member 1 isoform X1 — its product is MLYIVGHSVEAAMSPEDAVMVCTERYGSGNVLKYIKCDDGTVCCQRAHPAHKYRPLRDCFTSLFLPHGFPDSVSEDYLEYQLWDTLQAFSSSVTGSLATHALLRGSGVGDSAATVTGATITWILRDGTGMVGRILFAWMKGSRLDCDAKRWRLFADVLNDLAIFMEILAPVFPSCFTVTVCIAGVFKCIVGVAGGATRAALTVHQARRDNMADVCAKDGSQETLVNLAGLLVSLVLVPMVSDGIWGTYLLFLLLTCLHLYANYRAVRSVVMETLNQSRLSIVLEHYLLEGRVLSPAEANPKELLLPGLGAQVPVDVGVALNAVVSSASQLELLKKGNDSLYLLGWRRDTGRLAVVLHEKASSADIIRSVVHAEILHRKTFSSDPARYGILAETHGLVSGMFPDFHHGLCAAGWVTDRNLLDSDDWRANWDTSKGL